A single Vigna radiata var. radiata cultivar VC1973A chromosome 8, Vradiata_ver6, whole genome shotgun sequence DNA region contains:
- the LOC106772018 gene encoding aquaporin PIP2-1: MAKDVEVTERGSFSGKDYHDPPPAPLIDAEELTKWSFYRALIAEFIATLLFLYITVLTVIGYKHQSDIKADGDVCGGVGILGIAWAFGGMIFILVYCTAGISGGHINPAVTFGLFLARKVSLIRAILYIVAQCLGAISGVGLVKAFQKSYYNKYGGGANSLADGYSKGTGLGAEIIGTFVLVYTVFSATDPKRNARDSHVPVLAPLPIGFAVFMVHLATIPVTGTGINPARSLGAAVIYNKDKPWDDHWIFWVGPFIGAAIAAFYHQFILRAGAVKALGSFRSNPHV, encoded by the exons ATGGCGAAGGACGTTGAGGTTACCGAGCGTGGCTCCTTCTCTGGGAAGGACTACCATGACCCTCCTCCTGCACCCCTCATTGATGCTGAGGAGCTAACAAAGTGGTCCTTTTACAGGGCTCTCATTGCTGAGTTCATTGCAACTTTGCTTTTCCTCTACATTACCGTGCTCACCGTGATAGGGTACAAGCACCAGAGTGACATCAAGGCCGATGGTGATGTCTGTGGTGGGGTTGGCATTCTTGGCATTGCATGGGCCTTCGGTGGCATGATCTTCATCCTTGTTTACTGCACTGCTGGAATATCAG GGGGTCACATTAACCCAGCAGTGACATTTGGGCTGTTTTTGGCTCGCAAGGTGTCTTTGATCCGAGCTATCTTGTACATAGTGGCTCAGTGCTTGGGGGCTATCTCTGGAGTTGGGTTGGTGAAGGCCTTCCAAAAGTCTTACTACAACAAGTATGGTGGTGGGGCTAATTCCCTCGCTGATGGGTACAGCAAAGGTACTGGATTGGGTGCTGAGATCATTGGCACCTTTGTTTTGGTTTACACCGTCTTCTCTGCCACTGATCCCAAGAGGAATGCCAGAGATTCCCATGTGCCG GTTTTGGCTCCACTTCCCATTGGATTTGCTGTGTTCATGGTTCACTTGGCCACCATCCCAGTGACTGGCACTGGCATCAACCCTGCAAGGAGTCTCGGAGCTGCTGTTATCTACAACAAAGACAAGCCATGGGATGACCAT TGGATCTTTTGGGTAGGACCATTTATTGGGGCAGCCATTGCAGCTTTCTACCACCAGTTCATCTTGAGAGCAGGTGCTGTTAAGGCCCTTGGATCATTCAGGAGTAACCCCCATGTTTGA